In Sphingomonas profundi, the sequence CATCGCGTCGAACACCAAGGCGTACACGACGGCGGCGCTCGCCATCCTCGTCGACGAGGGCAGGCTGGGATTGGACGATCCGGTCGTCCGCCATCTGCCCGCGTTCCGCATGCACGATCCGGCGATCACGCCGCTGGTGACGGTGCGCGACCTGCTCTGCCACCGCAGCGGCCTGCCGCTGGGCGCGGGCGACCTGCTGTTCTTCCCCGACACCACGCACAAGGCGGCCGACGCGCTGAAGGCGCTGGCGTACCTGAAGGCCGAGCGCCCGTTCCGCAGCGGCTACGCCTATGACAATATCCTCTACACCGTCGCCGGGCTCCTGATCGCGCAAGTCTCGGGTATGCCGTGGCGCGATTTCGTCACGACGCGGCTGCTGCGGCCGATCGGCGCGGCGGACGCGGTGGCCAACCTGGACCTGCTCACCGCCACCGACGTCGCCGGGCGCCACGGGCGGCGCGGTGGCCGGCTGCTGGGCGAGGGGCCGATGACGGTCGTGCAGCCGCAGGGCGAGCGTGGCGACAATGTCGAGGCGGCGGGCGGGATCAACGCGAGCGTCGCCGATCAGGCGCGCTGGATGCTGACTCAGCTCGCCCGGGGCGTGGCGCCCGACGGCACGCGCATCTGGTCCGCCGCGCAGGCCGAGGAGATGTGGACGCCGCAGGTCATCGTCGGCACCAGCGACGGCCGGACGGCGGCGAATCCGGCGCGCTCGGTCCTCAGGGCCTATGCCCTGGGCTGGGGCGTCTCGGACTATCGCGGCGAACGGCTCATCGGCCATGCGGGCGGCCTGAACGGCCAGATCACCCGCACGGCGCTGTTGCCGGGAAGGGGGCTTGGCGTCGCCGTCTTCTCCAATGCGGAAGGCGCTTCGCCCGATGGACTGCGCAACGCGATCATCGATCATCTCATCGGCGCGCCGGCAGCCGACTGGGTCGCGATCCAGCGGGCCACCGATGCCGACAAGC encodes:
- a CDS encoding serine hydrolase — its product is MSASAISRRGLLAAGGGGLAAALAGIPAAAMPVGDFARFDPAYIDAEVERFRKAFEVPGYAVAIVGATPQPYLKGYGVRTLGRPDPVGPHTRFAIASNTKAYTTAALAILVDEGRLGLDDPVVRHLPAFRMHDPAITPLVTVRDLLCHRSGLPLGAGDLLFFPDTTHKAADALKALAYLKAERPFRSGYAYDNILYTVAGLLIAQVSGMPWRDFVTTRLLRPIGAADAVANLDLLTATDVAGRHGRRGGRLLGEGPMTVVQPQGERGDNVEAAGGINASVADQARWMLTQLARGVAPDGTRIWSAAQAEEMWTPQVIVGTSDGRTAANPARSVLRAYALGWGVSDYRGERLIGHAGGLNGQITRTALLPGRGLGVAVFSNAEGASPDGLRNAIIDHLIGAPAADWVAIQRATDADKRQTLLKTANASLDRPPAGGPSLPLQAYAGRYGDPWYGDVVVRRSGQGLAIAFVPTPDLKGALEPWGADTFRTRFPTGFEDALVRFAVSEGRVQRITMTPFSPLADFSYDYQHLDFRPAS